A region of Leifsonia xyli DNA encodes the following proteins:
- a CDS encoding inosine 5-monophosphate dehydrogenase — MQFYGTSPRHDLTYSDVFLVPSRSNVTSRLDVSLAPNDGTGATIPIVSANMNSVTGKRLAATLARRGGLGVLPQDMRLQDLDDAIRWVKAQPVAFDTPYDARPDESVADVLRRIPPVEGHGIVVSDASGAYLGCLAAVQLGSALPDARIGDLLHGALTSLDAEDLSDGKAAFRVMDAAGLEFAPVLEHGKVVGTLSRRSALRSTIYTPALDAHGRLRVAAAVGINGDVEGKAKALAAAGVDVLVIDTAHGDQDGMIRAIRTVKALDLGLPIVAGNVVTEQAVRDLVSAGADILKVGVGPGAMCTTRMMTAVGRPQFSAVLETSATARELGAHVWADGGVRYPRDVALALAAGGASVMIGSWFAGTIEAPGTLDRDANGQLYKESWGMASTKAVKGRFERLDAYELARKELFAEGISSSRIYLDPLRPSVEDLLDMITTGVRSSFTYAGARTLAEFHERALVGIQSAAGYEEGKALPVSW, encoded by the coding sequence ATGCAGTTCTATGGAACGTCGCCGCGCCACGACCTCACCTACTCCGACGTGTTCCTCGTGCCGTCGCGATCGAACGTCACCAGCCGCCTGGATGTGTCCCTCGCGCCCAACGACGGCACCGGCGCGACCATCCCCATCGTGTCCGCGAACATGAACTCGGTGACGGGCAAGCGGCTCGCCGCGACCCTCGCCCGGCGCGGCGGTCTCGGCGTGCTGCCGCAGGACATGCGCCTGCAGGACCTCGACGACGCGATCCGCTGGGTGAAGGCGCAGCCCGTCGCCTTCGACACCCCGTACGACGCGCGTCCCGACGAGTCGGTCGCAGACGTGCTTCGCCGCATCCCGCCGGTGGAGGGGCACGGGATCGTCGTGAGCGACGCATCCGGCGCCTACCTGGGGTGCCTGGCCGCGGTGCAGCTCGGCTCGGCCCTGCCGGACGCGCGGATCGGCGACCTGCTGCACGGCGCGCTCACGTCGCTCGACGCGGAGGACCTCTCCGATGGCAAGGCGGCGTTCCGCGTCATGGACGCGGCGGGCCTGGAGTTCGCCCCGGTGCTCGAGCACGGCAAGGTCGTCGGCACGCTCTCGCGCCGCAGCGCCCTCCGCTCCACCATCTACACGCCTGCGCTGGATGCGCACGGCCGGCTGCGCGTCGCGGCCGCGGTCGGCATCAACGGCGACGTCGAGGGCAAGGCCAAGGCGCTCGCCGCGGCCGGCGTCGACGTGCTCGTGATCGACACGGCGCACGGCGACCAGGACGGCATGATCCGCGCCATCCGCACGGTGAAGGCGCTCGACCTCGGCCTGCCGATCGTCGCGGGCAACGTGGTGACCGAGCAGGCCGTGCGCGACCTGGTGTCGGCGGGCGCGGACATCCTCAAGGTCGGCGTCGGCCCGGGCGCGATGTGCACGACGCGCATGATGACCGCGGTCGGCCGTCCGCAGTTCTCGGCAGTGCTCGAGACCAGCGCGACCGCCCGCGAGCTCGGCGCCCACGTCTGGGCGGACGGCGGGGTGCGCTACCCGCGCGACGTGGCGCTCGCGCTCGCCGCCGGCGGCGCGTCGGTGATGATCGGCTCCTGGTTCGCCGGGACGATCGAGGCGCCCGGCACGCTCGACCGGGACGCGAACGGCCAGCTCTACAAGGAGAGCTGGGGCATGGCCTCCACCAAGGCGGTCAAGGGACGCTTCGAGCGGCTGGACGCCTACGAGCTGGCCCGCAAGGAGCTCTTCGCCGAGGGCATCTCGAGCTCCCGCATCTACCTCGACCCGCTGCGCCCCTCGGTGGAGGACCTGCTCGACATGATCACCACCGGCGTCCGCAGCTCGTTCACCTACGCCGGAGCGCGCACCCTCGCGGAGTTCCACGAGCGTGCACTGGTCGGTATCCAGTCGGCCGCCGGCTACGAGGAGGGCAAGGCTCTTCCCGTCAGCTGGTAG